From a region of the Castanea sativa cultivar Marrone di Chiusa Pesio chromosome 10, ASM4071231v1 genome:
- the LOC142612994 gene encoding uncharacterized protein LOC142612994 produces MSTYKVLSVFFFLLLVVGICSATRVLIGNVAGGYGGAVGEHGVVGYGSGGAGGGGEGGGMSYGGAGEHGGGYGGGGGGGHGAGYGGGGAGYGSGGGEGGGAGYGAGGEHRAGYGGGGGGGKGGGGGGAGGEHGSGYGGGEGGGSGYGAGCEHGIGYGGGGGKGGGGGVGYGAGGEHGAGYGGGEGGGHGGGYGGGGEHGAGYGGGGGGGSGGGGGGVGYGVGGAHGGGYGSGGGAGGGSGYGGGGGSGGGSGYGGGGEHGAGYGVGGGSGEGGGHGGYIP; encoded by the coding sequence ATGTCAACATACAAAGTTCTTAgtgtgtttttctttctattattGGTTGTAGGTATTTGTTCTGCAACTAGAGTCCTCATTGGAAATGTTGCAGGAGGTTATGGTGGAGCTGTAGGTGAACATGGTGTTGTTGGCTATGGAAGTGGTGgtgctggtggtggtggagaaGGTGGTGGAATGAGCTATGGAGGTGCTGGGGAACATGGTGGAGGatatggtggtggtggcggtggtggaCATGGGGCAGGATATGGTGGTGGAGGAGCTGGATATGGAAGTGGTGGTGGTGAAGGAGGTGGTGCTGGATATGGAGCTGGTGGAGAACATAGGGCAGGATATGGTGGTGGCGGTGGAGGAGGAAAAGGCGGTGGAGGCGGCGGTGCAGGAGGAGAGCACGGTTCTGGTTATGGAGGTGGTGAAGGAGGAGGTAGCGGATATGGAGCAGGTTGTGAACATGGAATAGGatatggtggtggtggaggaaaAGGCGGTGGTGGAGGCGTCGGATATGGTGCAGGGGGAGAGCATGGTGCTGGTTATGGAGGTGGTGAAGGAGGAGGTCATGGTGGTGGCTATGGCGGTGGAGGCGAGCATGGCGCTGGCTatggaggaggaggtggtggtgggaGTGGTGGTGGCGGCGGTGGTGTAGGCTATGGTGTTGGTGGAGCACATGGTGGTGGATATGGCAGTGGTGGAGGAGCTGGTGGAGGCAGCGgctatggtggtggtggtggttctGGTGGTGGAAGCGGCTATGGTGGTGGAGGTGAACATGGGGCAGGATATGGAGTAGGTGGTGGGAGTGGTGAAGGTGGTGGCCATGGTGGCTATATCCCTTGA
- the LOC142611643 gene encoding uncharacterized protein LOC142611643, with protein METLKPNSAPSDSTIPEEIFDVSSLLKETLGGSSPSLPSETLDDHSLVPIPSIQNGSSQSDQSMAVPPSNSTGSSSILPPINETLNGSSSSSLVMETETLDDCPSFPLCCDGEEDVLEEEEELLPSSPNRLLGNNLWDYSSSRWSSSHSSSSWSSWPSSRGTSSSSSSWSTWSSSEETRSSLPISNSALEFKPSPVGAGLANLGNTCFINAILQCITHTVPLVQALRCCNHAVPCDRGREGFCVLCALRDHVERSLASAGGVLSPLELVDNLNHFSSYFRRYQQEDAHEFLQCFLDKLESCCLVLKAKDKGLLSQDNNLVESIFGGRLVSNLRCCNCGHSSDTYEPLIDLSLEIEDVDTLPSALESFTKVEKIEDLETKFTCENCKEEVLVEKQFMLDQAPSVAAFHLKRFKSEGSFIQKVDKHVEFPLQLDLQSYTSGSQDNKVELKYDLYAVVVHIGFSSTSGHYFSFIRSSPETWYRLDDSKVTSVREEFVLAQEAYILFYAKQGTPWFSSLMEAPYLCLDPNILNTSPKSVLDNVDSVCTIYPSVASIDYCDANESRDKVEGVSSDTRHQRVEVNETSDAIVGSSGPLLCRSKQDELGSNDSKDNTPINNTSMLLEANNPPDGTSYNDEKMCTTSSLGRSNSHKGIDENKDDGFHPLTPPGSPSPDKVSLESSEVRYQIPRDHLKSEKPVSCKKRLSKDLEDSKRKEAVRYLSRSVPYSRGSKLIAAVLGNQSEGSLNKRKRMVSSPCKNSPPSNRRKANHNSVMQPMTAAIFR; from the exons ATGGAAACCCTAAAACCCAACTCTGCTCCTTCGGATTCCACCATTCCCGAAGAAATCTTTGACGTGTCTTCTCTATTGAAAGAAACTCTTGGTGGGTCTTCTCCATCTTTGCCTTCTGAAACCCTAGATGACCATTCTTTGGTCCCTATACCCTCAATTCAAAATGGGTCTTCTCAATCCGACCAATCTATGGCTGTTCCGCCGTCAAATTCAACTGGGTCTTCCTCAATTTTACCTCCCATCAATGAAACCCTAAatgggtcttcttcttcttctttggttaTGGAAACAGAAACCCTAGATGATTGTCCCAGCTTCCCTCTCTGTTGTGATGGTGAAGAAGATGttcttgaggaagaagaagaactatTACCCTCTTCCCCAAATCGCTTATTGGGTAACAATTTATGGGACTATTCGTCTTCGCGTTGGTCTTCTTCACATAGTTCTTCGTCATGGTCATCTTGGCCTTCTTCTCGCGGgacttcatcttcatcttcgtCCTGGTCTACTTGGTCTTCTTCAGAAGAAACAAGGTCTTCTTTGCCCATTTCAAACTCTGCCCTTGAATTCAAGCCATCCCCTGTG GGTGCAGGGCTTGCAAATCTAGGCAACACATGCTTTATCAATGCCATCCTGCAATGCATTACACACACAGTGCCACTTGTCCAGGCTCTTCGGTGTTGTAATCATGCTGTGCCCTGTGACC gTGGTAGAGAAGGGTTCTGTGTTCTTTGTGCTCTCCGTGACCATGTTGAGCGTTCACTGGCTTCTGCAGGAGGGGTTCTTTCACCTTTGGAACTTGTTGACAATTTGAACC ATTTTTCATCTTATTTCCGGAGATACCAGCAGGAAGATGCCCATGAATTTCTGCAATGCTTCTTAGACAAGCTTGAgagttgttgtttggttttgaagGCAAAGGATAAGGGTTTGTTGTCCCAAGATAATAACCTAGTGGAAAGTATTTTTGGAGGCCGTCTTGTGAGCAAT CTTCGCTGTTGCAATTGCGGCCACTCTTCTGATACATATGAACCTTTGATAGACCTGAGTTTGGAGATTGAAGATGTGGATACCCTTCCAAGTGCTTTGGAGTCGTTTACCAAAGTGGAAAAAATTGAAGATTTGGAGACAAAGTTTACATGTGAGAACTGCAAGGAAGAAGTGTTGGTGGAGAAGCAATTCATGTTGGACCAGGCTCCTTCAGTTGCAGCATTCCATTTGAAAAGATTCAAGTCTGAAGGGTCCTTCATTCAGAAAGTTGACAAGCATGTGGAGTTCCCTTTGCAGTTGGACTTGCAGTCCTACACCTCTGGCAGTCAGGACAATAAG GTGGAATTGAAGTATGACCTGTATGCAGTTGTGGTACATATAGGGTTTTCATCTACTTCTGGACATTACTTCAGCTTCATTCGATCCTCTCCGGAGACATGGTACAGGTTGGATGATTCAAAG GTCACTAGTGTCCGAGAAGAATTTGTGCTGGCTCAGGAGGCCTACATTCTGTTCTATGCAAAGCAGGGTACACCCTGGTTTTCAAGTTTAATGGAAGCACCGTATCTATGCTTGGATCCAAACATATTGAATACATCGCCGAAGTCAGTTCTTGATAATGTGGATAGTGTCTGTACTATATATCCTAGTGTGGCTAGTATTGATTATTGTGATGCCAATGAATCCCGAGATAAAGTTGAGGGAGTTTCTTCTGATACAAGACATCAAAGGGTTGAGGTCAATGAAACTAGCGATGCTATTGTTGGTAGTTCTGGACCATTATTATGCAGATCAAAGCAAGATGAACTTGGGTCCAATGACTCTAAAGATAATACTCCCATTAATAACACCTCAATGCTACTTGAAGCAAATAATCCCCCTGATGGGACTTCATACAATGATGAGAAAATGTGTACTACATCCTCACTTGGGAGAAGTAACAGCCATAAGGGGATTGATGAAAATAAAGACGATGGTTTCCATCCTCTAACGCCACCTGGATCTCCAAGTCCAGATAAGGTTTCTTTAGAGTCTTCAG AGGTTAGGTATCAAATTCCCCGTGATCATCTTAAATCAGAGAAGCCAGTGAGTTGTAAAAAACGGTTGAGCAAGGATTTAGAAGATTCAAAGAGAAAGGAAGCTGTCAGATACCTTTCAAGGAGTGTTCCGTACTCACGGGGCTCGAAACTTATTGCTGCCGTGCTTGGAAACCAAAGCGAAGGTTCTCTGAACAAGAGGAAAAGAATGGTATCATCCCCATGCAAGAACAGCCCTCCTAGTAATCGTCGTAAAGCCAACCATAATTCTGTCATGCAGCCCATGACTGCAGCAATTTTCCGGTGA